One window of Vespa velutina chromosome 2, iVesVel2.1, whole genome shotgun sequence genomic DNA carries:
- the LOC124947338 gene encoding angiotensin-converting enzyme 2-like isoform X1: protein MVPKWSWIVFNLFIYAIATSYDDNAKAIIEFTELGYEDICYDAAIAEWLFINSSLLDQTTYTTWEEKQIEYGNYKKIQREEIHNISKIILSDSLLAYKYNVIEKPGDALLDEKDFKKLVHFANSAEVLRLSVKNINKTNNYLREDFERLLSHNGHENDKLNVWKSWYQELNPLVKNFSYILSLIEKAAKANDVDNVKEYWEMLSVYPNGYEDIKTQWNRISSLHKIILEFARTHLSHKYGINLTETIPAHLLGSLQGHEWSTFSIDMPPYSEITYNIRKNLWKKKLFGKSLYKAASNMGTILLGQVPQSNFWIKSQFHCHCPPKLINFCKDGITRISTCFEPTIANFLLAHKNIGKILFQQISVQNTPILNIANRYSVLEEALSELFGILSVSPVWLQRNHLIYNISDTDQKIVSLMITALDVLPRLAYYISADIWRINAIENNITDSTELIKSWWKHKLEFEGISEPESMNTPTFLNDEYITNNKPYLSKFAGILLAFQIYEHIMESTEVRYDISTKKINSNLIKLIQQGSAENWIDALSKLFEIDDISIYALTSFFSPLESFIEELNEEEIDHNFESNGDVELEEVERMIIKEMNAPTTTPTTTTTTKKIRTTLSTTPKYAQKRFNDSAKFLKPIEFDLSSNIQADKPKSDTDSETKQTTVNPYEQSFDFNNLENEDEKKPKMHTSKAVWAVAAVLIATVTICIIAIFGRQRCRKTSKNRRYV from the exons ATGGTACCAAAATGGTCGTGGATCGTCTTTAATCTCTTTATATACGCTATAGCTACATCATATGATGATAATGCCAAAGCTATCATAGAATTTACGGAACTCGGTTACGAAGATATTTGTTATGATGCTGCTATTGCTGAGTGGTTATTCATCAATTCATCGTTATTAGATCAGACAACGTATACGACATGG gaagaaaaacaaatagaatatGGAAACtacaaaaaaattcaaagagaagaaattcaCAATATTTCCAAAATAATTCTAAGCGATTCCTTACTTGCATATAAGTACAATGTTATTGAAAAACCAGGTGATGCTTTACTGgatgaaaaagatttcaaaaag ctGGTGCACTTTGCTAATAGTGCTGAAGTTTTACGATTATCGGTTAAGaatattaacaaaacaaataattatttgcgTGAAG ACTTTGAACGATTATTGTCGCATAATGGACATGAGAATGATAAACTTAATGTTTGGAAATCTTGGTATCAAGAATTAAATccacttgttaaaaatttctcttacATTCTCTCGCTCATTGAGAAAGCTGCTAAAGCAAATg atgtCGATAATGTAAAAGAATATTGGGAAATGTTATCAGTATATCCAAATGGTTATGAAGACATCAAAACTCAGTGGAATAGAATTTCAAGTCTTCATAAAATCATATTAGAATTTGCTCGGACTCATTTATCCCACAAATATGGAATTAATTTAACAGAAACTATCCCAGCTCATTTACttg GATCACTACAAGGACATGAATGGAGTACTTTTTCCATAGATATGCCACCATATTCggaaataacatataatataagaaagaatctGTGGAAAAAg aAACTCTTTGGAAAATCTCTATATAAAGCAGCATCTAATATGGGCACTATATTATTAGGTCAAGTACCACAATCTAATTTTTGGATTAAAAGTCAATTTCATTGCCATTGCCCGCCTAagctaataaatttttgtaaagatGGAATTACACG AATATCCACTTGTTTTGAACCAACTATTGCAAATTTTCTCTTAGCCCATAAAAATATCGGAAAAATCCTATTTCAACAAATATCTGTTCAAAACACTCCAATTCTCAACATAGCTAATAGATATTCtg ttttAGAAGAAGCTTTATCTGAATTATTTGGAATTTTATCCGTTAGTCCGGTATGGTTACAACGTAATCacttgatttataatataagcGATACAGATCAAAAAATTGTTTCCTTGATGATTACTGCATTAGATGTATTGCCACGGTTAGCATACTATATATCTGCAGATATATGGAGAATTAATgctatagaaaataatattacagacTCAACAGAATTGATAAAATCTTGGTGGAAACATAA gTTAGAATTTGAAGGAATTAGTGAACCTGAATCTATGAATACACcaacatttttaaatgatgaatatattacaaataataagcCATATCTTTC taAATTTGCTGGAATACTTCTTGCATTTCAAATTTATGAACATATTATGGAATCTACTGAAGTTAGATATGATAttagtacaaaaaaaataaattcaaatttaat AAAACTAATTCAACAAGGATCAGCAGAAAATTGGATAGATGCATTGAGCAAATTGTTTGAAATAGatgatatatcaatatatgcccttacatcttttttctcacCATTAGAAAGTTTTATTGAGGAActaaatgaagaagaaattgatCATAATTTTGAATCTAATGGTGATGTTGAGCTCGAAGAAGTAGAACGaatgattattaaagaaatgaatgcTCCAACCACAACACCAACTACAACtacaacgacaaaaaaaattcgaactaCATTATCAACAACACCAAAATATGCGCAGAAAAGATTTAATGATTCTGCAAAATTTCTGAAACCTATAGAATTTGACTTATCTTCTAATATCCAAGCTGATAAACCAAAAAGTGATACAGATTCTGAAACTAAACAAACAACTGTAAATCCGTATGAGCAATCATTTGACTTCAATAACttagaaaatgaagatgaaaagaaaccAAAGATGCATACCAGTAAAGCAGTATGGGCCGTTGCTGCAGTTCTCATTGCAACAGTAACTATATgtattattgcaatatttgGTAGACAAAGATGTCGTAAAACATCTAAAAATAGGCgctatgtataa
- the LOC124947338 gene encoding angiotensin-converting enzyme-like protein Ace3 isoform X2, whose protein sequence is MVPKWSWIVFNLFIYAIATSYDDNAKAIIEFTELGYEDICYDAAIAEWLFINSSLLDQTTYTTWEEKQIEYGNYKKIQREEIHNISKIILSDSLLAYKYNVIEKPGDALLDEKDFKKLVHFANSAEVLRLSVKNINKTNNYLREDFERLLSHNGHENDKLNVWKSWYQELNPLVKNFSYILSLIEKAAKANDVDNVKEYWEMLSVYPNGYEDIKTQWNRISSLHKIILEFARTHLSHKYGINLTETIPAHLLGSLQGHEWSTFSIDMPPYSEITYNIRKNLWKKKLFGKSLYKAASNMGTILLGQVPQSNFWIKSQFHCHCPPKLINFCKDGITRISTCFEPTIANFLLAHKNIGKILFQQISVQNTPILNIANRYSVLEEALSELFGILSVSPVWLQRNHLIYNISDTDQKIVSLMITALDVLPRLAYYISADIWRINAIENNITDSTELIKSWWKHKLEFEGISEPESMNTPTFLNDEYITNNKPYLSKLIQQGSAENWIDALSKLFEIDDISIYALTSFFSPLESFIEELNEEEIDHNFESNGDVELEEVERMIIKEMNAPTTTPTTTTTTKKIRTTLSTTPKYAQKRFNDSAKFLKPIEFDLSSNIQADKPKSDTDSETKQTTVNPYEQSFDFNNLENEDEKKPKMHTSKAVWAVAAVLIATVTICIIAIFGRQRCRKTSKNRRYV, encoded by the exons ATGGTACCAAAATGGTCGTGGATCGTCTTTAATCTCTTTATATACGCTATAGCTACATCATATGATGATAATGCCAAAGCTATCATAGAATTTACGGAACTCGGTTACGAAGATATTTGTTATGATGCTGCTATTGCTGAGTGGTTATTCATCAATTCATCGTTATTAGATCAGACAACGTATACGACATGG gaagaaaaacaaatagaatatGGAAACtacaaaaaaattcaaagagaagaaattcaCAATATTTCCAAAATAATTCTAAGCGATTCCTTACTTGCATATAAGTACAATGTTATTGAAAAACCAGGTGATGCTTTACTGgatgaaaaagatttcaaaaag ctGGTGCACTTTGCTAATAGTGCTGAAGTTTTACGATTATCGGTTAAGaatattaacaaaacaaataattatttgcgTGAAG ACTTTGAACGATTATTGTCGCATAATGGACATGAGAATGATAAACTTAATGTTTGGAAATCTTGGTATCAAGAATTAAATccacttgttaaaaatttctcttacATTCTCTCGCTCATTGAGAAAGCTGCTAAAGCAAATg atgtCGATAATGTAAAAGAATATTGGGAAATGTTATCAGTATATCCAAATGGTTATGAAGACATCAAAACTCAGTGGAATAGAATTTCAAGTCTTCATAAAATCATATTAGAATTTGCTCGGACTCATTTATCCCACAAATATGGAATTAATTTAACAGAAACTATCCCAGCTCATTTACttg GATCACTACAAGGACATGAATGGAGTACTTTTTCCATAGATATGCCACCATATTCggaaataacatataatataagaaagaatctGTGGAAAAAg aAACTCTTTGGAAAATCTCTATATAAAGCAGCATCTAATATGGGCACTATATTATTAGGTCAAGTACCACAATCTAATTTTTGGATTAAAAGTCAATTTCATTGCCATTGCCCGCCTAagctaataaatttttgtaaagatGGAATTACACG AATATCCACTTGTTTTGAACCAACTATTGCAAATTTTCTCTTAGCCCATAAAAATATCGGAAAAATCCTATTTCAACAAATATCTGTTCAAAACACTCCAATTCTCAACATAGCTAATAGATATTCtg ttttAGAAGAAGCTTTATCTGAATTATTTGGAATTTTATCCGTTAGTCCGGTATGGTTACAACGTAATCacttgatttataatataagcGATACAGATCAAAAAATTGTTTCCTTGATGATTACTGCATTAGATGTATTGCCACGGTTAGCATACTATATATCTGCAGATATATGGAGAATTAATgctatagaaaataatattacagacTCAACAGAATTGATAAAATCTTGGTGGAAACATAA gTTAGAATTTGAAGGAATTAGTGAACCTGAATCTATGAATACACcaacatttttaaatgatgaatatattacaaataataagcCATATCTTTC AAAACTAATTCAACAAGGATCAGCAGAAAATTGGATAGATGCATTGAGCAAATTGTTTGAAATAGatgatatatcaatatatgcccttacatcttttttctcacCATTAGAAAGTTTTATTGAGGAActaaatgaagaagaaattgatCATAATTTTGAATCTAATGGTGATGTTGAGCTCGAAGAAGTAGAACGaatgattattaaagaaatgaatgcTCCAACCACAACACCAACTACAACtacaacgacaaaaaaaattcgaactaCATTATCAACAACACCAAAATATGCGCAGAAAAGATTTAATGATTCTGCAAAATTTCTGAAACCTATAGAATTTGACTTATCTTCTAATATCCAAGCTGATAAACCAAAAAGTGATACAGATTCTGAAACTAAACAAACAACTGTAAATCCGTATGAGCAATCATTTGACTTCAATAACttagaaaatgaagatgaaaagaaaccAAAGATGCATACCAGTAAAGCAGTATGGGCCGTTGCTGCAGTTCTCATTGCAACAGTAACTATATgtattattgcaatatttgGTAGACAAAGATGTCGTAAAACATCTAAAAATAGGCgctatgtataa